A stretch of the Bdellovibrio sp. 22V genome encodes the following:
- a CDS encoding flagellar protein FliT, whose amino-acid sequence MTRIITLLNEKNHYLEKFYSLNEVELANFAQGQFDNLEHFYQTRERILDVLKYVDAQIEKAHAEVSQEGVNESERREIKEALAIKDEYVARIIEQDIQVLACIETAKNSIIKELQEVRRSRKAVGGYKTKTFQNRLDEEV is encoded by the coding sequence ATGACGAGAATTATCACCTTGTTAAACGAAAAGAATCACTATCTCGAAAAGTTCTATTCACTGAATGAAGTGGAGCTGGCGAATTTTGCCCAAGGGCAATTCGACAATCTCGAACACTTCTATCAAACACGTGAAAGAATTTTGGATGTTTTGAAGTACGTGGATGCGCAAATTGAAAAAGCGCACGCGGAAGTCTCTCAAGAAGGCGTGAATGAATCAGAGCGCCGCGAGATCAAAGAGGCTTTGGCGATTAAGGACGAATACGTCGCGCGTATTATCGAGCAAGACATTCAAGTTCTGGCCTGCATCGAAACGGCGAAAAATTCCATCATCAAGGAATTGCAGGAAGTGCGTCGCAGCCGTAAAGCGGTGGGTGGCTACAAGACCAAGACTTTCCAAAATAGATTGGATGAAGAGGTCTAG
- a CDS encoding tetratricopeptide repeat protein, whose product MLENQFVQKSSDVSGINSGFQGLQEGSGKIYLDPQQAIADFDAESQKEKEVSALDKRIAAFVRNAQVLMKHREFHLAMNILRQASNADSKNPVVLNLLANCLEKMSRHDEALIARKALAAVDYGFESLYGYATALYKLGRDQEALDKYYEALAILTEENDNLFETYKNMGNIFVRQGDYDGAEEYYNKAYTLNSSSDILLVNFGTLEVQRNDYEKALYCFRKAVEINPNNDKAWVGLAMVHNQFGDSELAWANLESAMDINPRNRTSVHLAANWGLRDGRVQKAIEGLQAYLSQVEQDEDMSLVLINLFASIGQLDKALIEMERVLLWNPDHEEVRRLKKQILASQKAA is encoded by the coding sequence ATGTTGGAAAATCAGTTCGTTCAAAAGTCCAGTGACGTATCTGGAATCAATTCAGGTTTTCAAGGCCTTCAAGAAGGCTCCGGAAAAATTTATCTTGATCCGCAACAAGCTATCGCCGATTTCGATGCGGAATCTCAAAAGGAAAAAGAAGTCTCCGCTTTAGATAAGCGTATTGCTGCGTTCGTGCGTAACGCGCAAGTATTGATGAAGCACAGAGAGTTTCATCTAGCGATGAATATTCTTCGCCAAGCTTCAAATGCGGACTCAAAAAATCCTGTCGTTCTAAACCTCCTTGCTAATTGCCTGGAAAAAATGTCCCGTCATGACGAGGCACTAATCGCACGCAAAGCCTTGGCGGCTGTCGATTATGGATTTGAGAGTCTTTACGGATACGCGACGGCTTTATATAAACTGGGCCGCGATCAAGAGGCTTTGGATAAATACTACGAAGCTTTGGCGATTCTTACGGAAGAAAACGACAATCTTTTTGAAACCTACAAAAACATGGGGAACATCTTCGTACGTCAAGGCGATTATGACGGCGCAGAAGAGTACTATAATAAAGCTTATACATTGAATTCATCCTCCGACATTTTGCTTGTGAATTTCGGCACACTCGAAGTGCAAAGAAACGACTACGAAAAGGCTTTGTACTGCTTCCGTAAAGCCGTTGAAATCAATCCTAACAATGACAAAGCGTGGGTGGGTTTGGCGATGGTTCACAACCAATTCGGCGATAGTGAATTGGCATGGGCGAACCTTGAGTCCGCGATGGATATCAATCCCCGCAATAGAACATCCGTTCACTTAGCGGCAAACTGGGGTCTTCGCGATGGCCGAGTGCAGAAAGCTATCGAAGGCTTGCAAGCTTATCTTTCGCAAGTGGAACAAGACGAGGACATGTCCCTGGTTCTTATCAATCTTTTCGCCTCTATCGGCCAGCTTGATAAGGCTCTCATCGAAATGGAAAGAGTTCTTTTGTGGAATCCTGACCACGAGGAAGTTCGCCGTTTGAAAAAGCAAATTCTCGCATCACAGAAGGCTGCATAA
- a CDS encoding glycosyltransferase family 9 protein, whose protein sequence is MKILVLSLLRLGDIIQQAPLFKGLREKYPHAEIHLLLNKQFSSVEKILDGVVDKYIYFDRDALQKGLGEANYNILWSYTEVERLIQTLNKENYNAAYNFTHNKLSAYLLGALQIPQKNGLYQEEGRFKGLTNPWLRYFNDRFSGTQKSLFHYVELLGNAFALPTKATTAPHVKSKSKLVLLQCLTSDSKKNWGLEKFAELKRTIEISLVDYEVCVLGASFERETLAAVFSERDLLICDLPEARKHLQNAALLVTGDTSIKHIAAQVGTPIVEIAIGSSDSTKTAAYSAKALILNSDVACAPCSHSQACPQASHLCAEDVSVEKVFGAVWDQLSGEKIAQKNHIRVLERAVWSLYLHNESDPSYREALQNIFEQLSQKEIASCLSAWNEHGTLLLNWFNRAKAALPSREELAGKKNFQSSDIADLILCAQDILKTKRDEAGYFQNFVESLLTRFSHPVQIYDRVSAALTEAEALLNIRSSFTQYLQTSSTEGAYYAKGIGQLPISGFEETGKSVQRNLENAEL, encoded by the coding sequence ATGAAAATTTTGGTTCTATCTCTTTTGCGACTGGGAGATATTATTCAGCAGGCGCCACTTTTTAAGGGCTTGCGGGAAAAGTATCCGCACGCGGAAATCCATCTTCTATTGAACAAGCAGTTTTCCAGCGTGGAAAAAATCTTAGACGGCGTTGTCGATAAATATATTTATTTTGATCGGGATGCTCTGCAAAAGGGTCTGGGCGAAGCGAACTACAATATTCTTTGGTCTTACACTGAAGTAGAGCGTCTGATTCAGACGTTGAATAAAGAAAATTACAATGCGGCATACAACTTCACCCATAATAAACTAAGCGCTTATCTTTTGGGAGCGTTGCAGATTCCGCAAAAGAACGGTCTTTATCAAGAGGAAGGACGCTTCAAAGGACTTACCAATCCTTGGCTGCGTTACTTTAACGACCGCTTCTCTGGAACTCAGAAATCTTTATTTCATTATGTGGAGCTTCTCGGAAACGCGTTTGCGCTTCCAACGAAGGCTACGACGGCACCTCATGTAAAATCCAAAAGCAAACTCGTTCTTTTGCAGTGTCTTACAAGTGACAGCAAAAAGAACTGGGGTCTTGAGAAGTTTGCAGAACTCAAACGCACGATCGAGATTTCTTTGGTCGATTACGAGGTCTGCGTGTTGGGAGCTTCTTTTGAAAGAGAAACTCTCGCGGCCGTTTTTTCTGAAAGAGATTTGTTGATTTGTGATCTTCCAGAAGCTCGCAAACATTTGCAGAATGCGGCCTTGCTGGTGACGGGGGATACAAGTATTAAACATATTGCGGCGCAAGTGGGAACTCCGATTGTTGAAATCGCGATTGGCAGCAGTGACTCTACAAAAACCGCCGCGTACTCAGCAAAGGCGTTGATACTTAATAGCGACGTCGCTTGTGCTCCGTGTTCTCACTCTCAAGCGTGTCCGCAGGCGAGCCATCTTTGTGCGGAAGACGTTTCCGTTGAAAAAGTTTTCGGCGCCGTATGGGATCAGTTGAGCGGCGAAAAGATCGCGCAAAAGAATCACATCCGCGTTTTGGAGCGTGCGGTGTGGAGTCTTTACCTGCACAACGAATCGGATCCCTCTTATCGCGAAGCTTTACAAAATATTTTTGAGCAGTTGTCACAGAAAGAAATCGCATCGTGCCTTTCGGCATGGAATGAGCACGGGACGCTATTGCTGAATTGGTTTAATCGGGCGAAGGCGGCTTTGCCGTCGCGTGAGGAATTGGCGGGTAAGAAGAACTTTCAGTCTTCTGATATCGCGGATTTAATTCTATGCGCTCAAGACATTCTTAAAACAAAAAGAGACGAAGCAGGATATTTCCAAAACTTCGTGGAATCTTTATTAACTCGCTTCAGTCATCCGGTACAAATTTACGATCGGGTTTCTGCGGCTCTTACGGAAGCGGAAGCGCTTTTGAATATTCGCAGCAGCTTCACGCAATACTTGCAAACATCCTCCACGGAAGGAGCTTACTATGCAAAAGGAATTGGACAATTACCTATCAGTGGCTTTGAAGAGACTGGAAAAAGCGTACAACGAAATCTTGAAAACGCAGAGTTATAA
- a CDS encoding glycosyltransferase family 9 protein — protein MKILVLQLARLGDIYMSWPALRALRRAHPQAEIHLLTRPRFEGAVEGLTAVDRHWTLPAGEILSPMVKDECDIETSLERLDHFVDGLKAESFDWIINFTFSPASSYLAHALTQPQTQITGYTRFKDGSLCLADEVSSYFYAQVGIDKPNRVHVADVLASMLNLEYIEADWSAPDLPECTLPLPERYMVLHVGASEQHKALSSATWSKLLNYFAKRNNSLPVVLIGAPNERTLATEIQNSVSQIPFVNLVGQTRIADLFSILKKAEVFVGCDSAPIHIASLTDTPTLNISVGQVNFWETGPKATLAFIYRAENEAALSPERVGEVLASLLEGQVAEELIVRTGGLESYAKDESPEQRFQWELVKALYLGGAYPMAERIEILQGAAKLHEINTFAMEQIALIPEKGLQMAGPLLDRAEEVIESISQWVPELSPLISWYQAEKIRIGPGSLEEICSAALNVHERLGRHLRVYIPQETQEEVGDGTL, from the coding sequence ATGAAAATACTCGTACTGCAGCTCGCTAGACTGGGCGATATTTACATGTCTTGGCCGGCGTTGCGAGCGCTTCGTCGCGCGCACCCGCAAGCGGAAATTCATCTTCTGACACGCCCTCGTTTTGAAGGCGCCGTCGAGGGGTTGACGGCGGTGGACCGCCATTGGACTTTGCCGGCGGGGGAAATTCTTTCTCCTATGGTAAAAGATGAGTGCGACATCGAAACGTCGTTGGAAAGACTGGATCATTTTGTTGACGGTCTTAAAGCTGAATCTTTTGATTGGATAATTAATTTTACTTTCTCTCCGGCTTCCAGTTATCTGGCGCATGCTTTGACCCAACCGCAGACGCAAATCACCGGCTATACTCGCTTTAAAGACGGAAGTCTTTGTTTGGCCGACGAAGTCAGCTCATATTTTTATGCGCAAGTGGGAATCGACAAACCGAATCGCGTGCATGTCGCTGACGTTTTGGCGTCTATGCTGAATTTGGAATATATCGAAGCGGATTGGTCGGCGCCGGATTTGCCAGAGTGTACGTTGCCTTTGCCTGAACGCTACATGGTCCTTCATGTGGGCGCGAGTGAGCAGCACAAAGCTTTGAGTTCCGCAACGTGGAGCAAGCTTCTTAATTATTTTGCGAAAAGAAATAATTCTTTGCCTGTGGTTCTAATTGGAGCTCCCAATGAAAGAACGCTCGCTACGGAAATTCAAAACTCTGTTTCGCAGATTCCATTTGTAAATCTTGTGGGTCAAACCAGAATCGCGGATCTTTTTTCGATTTTGAAAAAGGCCGAAGTCTTTGTTGGCTGTGACAGTGCGCCAATACATATAGCTTCTTTGACGGATACGCCGACACTCAATATCAGCGTGGGTCAGGTGAATTTCTGGGAAACAGGTCCGAAAGCCACTTTGGCATTCATTTATCGCGCGGAAAACGAAGCAGCGTTGTCTCCGGAAAGAGTCGGCGAGGTTTTGGCGTCTTTGCTAGAAGGCCAAGTTGCTGAAGAACTTATTGTACGGACGGGTGGATTGGAAAGTTACGCGAAGGACGAGTCTCCCGAGCAACGTTTCCAATGGGAGCTTGTGAAAGCTCTTTATTTAGGCGGCGCATATCCAATGGCGGAAAGAATCGAAATTCTGCAAGGAGCTGCGAAGCTGCATGAAATTAATACCTTCGCGATGGAGCAAATCGCTTTGATTCCTGAGAAGGGCTTGCAAATGGCAGGGCCTTTATTGGATCGCGCGGAGGAAGTTATCGAAAGTATTAGCCAGTGGGTGCCCGAATTGAGTCCTCTTATTAGCTGGTATCAGGCGGAGAAGATCCGCATTGGTCCCGGTTCTCTCGAGGAAATTTGTTCAGCAGCTTTGAATGTTCACGAACGCTTAGGGCGCCATCTTCGTGTCTACATTCCTCAAGAAACTCAGGAAGAGGTGGGCGATGGAACGCTTTAA
- a CDS encoding ATP-binding protein — MEIVFRASCAEALSLLQNQKFSSILVQESDGAEGLEFLVKARQLQPMAPRLFIAENLTEQEVREGINKAQVFRFMRWPLSEREIWDQLESALQKHSMLLSRSLLLKESSHQNKQLEALTHSLEGMVEERTQYIEMSHHEESEKLNRERQLIRFIKDLATQTSFEEILGILRKELRKFHKMGDPVLAYRLGGSKTFFISFQLGHFTQSESLSHFEFPRTPQVPSAELIRYFANHFGRPFIKAYVVPLELRLTSHFVGGEAEAILCIENSLSDKEMGPFVDFMSDRMRPLSMALDRVLLENQLSSFSYRWEKTFDGMRDPIAIVDVDYNVVRANRKFSDKFLHHHCFESFAHRKAACEGCPVPQALKEGRPETGQIQVDGRIYQVHSYPVLLEHGTRPTNVVNQYVDITQSRELYLQMLQSEKMGAIGMLAGNIAHELNNPLTGLRSLSQVLLQEAPKDGHLYSDLLEIEKATARSQRIIKNLLDFSKGEDQPSEHISADEIIERTLPMLKSALRTHRLEADLQTLDKNVFVEPHLLQQVVFNLINNACQAMKEAGRLRVTTRHEGAKVFIEIEDTGPGIPLEIQKRIFEPFFTTKKEGHGTGLGLSMSKSIIEKFGGTIDFHNVEPHGTCFTIVLPQAPTESKK; from the coding sequence GTGGAGATTGTTTTTCGGGCCTCTTGTGCGGAGGCCCTTTCTCTTTTGCAGAATCAGAAATTTTCCTCGATCTTGGTCCAGGAAAGCGATGGAGCCGAGGGTCTGGAGTTCTTAGTTAAAGCCCGTCAGCTGCAGCCGATGGCGCCTCGTCTTTTTATTGCCGAAAATCTGACTGAACAAGAAGTGCGGGAAGGAATCAATAAGGCGCAAGTCTTTCGTTTCATGCGCTGGCCTCTGAGCGAAAGAGAAATCTGGGACCAACTTGAAAGTGCTTTGCAAAAACATTCGATGCTGCTTTCGCGCTCTTTGCTTCTGAAAGAGTCTTCCCACCAAAACAAGCAACTGGAAGCTTTGACACATTCTCTGGAAGGAATGGTCGAAGAAAGAACGCAATACATTGAAATGTCTCACCACGAAGAAAGTGAAAAGCTGAATCGTGAACGTCAACTCATTCGTTTTATCAAGGATCTCGCGACGCAAACTTCGTTTGAAGAGATTCTTGGAATCTTACGTAAAGAACTTCGTAAGTTTCACAAGATGGGGGACCCGGTCCTTGCCTATCGCTTGGGTGGCTCGAAAACTTTCTTTATCAGCTTTCAATTGGGACACTTTACCCAGTCAGAATCTCTTAGCCATTTTGAATTTCCAAGGACGCCACAGGTTCCTTCTGCGGAGTTGATTCGTTACTTCGCCAATCACTTCGGCCGTCCGTTTATTAAAGCCTATGTCGTTCCTTTGGAACTGCGTTTAACCAGTCACTTCGTGGGCGGCGAGGCGGAAGCGATTCTGTGTATTGAAAACTCGTTGTCTGATAAAGAAATGGGTCCCTTTGTGGATTTCATGAGTGATCGCATGCGGCCCTTGAGCATGGCGCTGGATCGCGTGCTTTTGGAAAATCAATTGTCGTCGTTTTCTTACCGCTGGGAAAAAACTTTCGATGGCATGCGCGATCCTATCGCGATTGTCGATGTGGATTACAATGTCGTGCGCGCGAATAGAAAGTTTAGCGATAAATTTTTGCACCATCATTGCTTCGAGAGTTTCGCGCATCGGAAAGCAGCCTGTGAAGGTTGTCCTGTGCCTCAAGCTCTTAAAGAAGGAAGACCTGAAACGGGACAGATTCAGGTGGACGGACGTATCTATCAAGTGCACAGCTATCCGGTTTTATTGGAGCATGGCACACGTCCCACGAACGTTGTGAATCAATATGTGGATATCACGCAGTCGCGCGAACTTTATCTGCAAATGTTGCAAAGTGAAAAGATGGGCGCGATCGGTATGCTGGCGGGAAACATCGCGCATGAACTGAATAATCCCCTGACGGGACTTCGCTCTTTGAGCCAGGTGTTGTTGCAGGAAGCACCTAAAGACGGGCATCTTTATTCCGATCTTTTGGAGATCGAAAAAGCGACGGCGCGTTCGCAGCGAATTATTAAAAACCTCTTGGATTTTTCCAAAGGTGAAGATCAACCCTCGGAACACATCAGTGCCGATGAAATTATCGAGCGCACGCTCCCGATGTTGAAGTCAGCGCTGCGCACGCATCGCTTGGAAGCGGATTTGCAGACCTTAGATAAAAATGTTTTTGTGGAGCCGCATTTATTGCAGCAAGTGGTTTTCAATCTTATTAACAATGCTTGCCAAGCAATGAAGGAAGCGGGACGTCTGCGTGTCACCACTCGTCATGAAGGCGCCAAAGTTTTCATCGAGATTGAAGACACCGGGCCGGGGATTCCGCTTGAAATTCAGAAGCGTATTTTTGAACCGTTCTTCACGACAAAAAAAGAAGGACACGGGACCGGTCTTGGGTTAAGTATGTCTAAGTCTATCATTGAAAAATTCGGCGGTACGATTGATTTCCATAACGTGGAACCTCACGGGACGTGTTTCACAATTGTGCTTCCGCAGGCACCCACGGAGTCGAAGAAGTGA
- a CDS encoding response regulator — translation MKILIVDDEALVRRSLSRALKSKGHEVMEAENGTDGLQAWKTWQPHLVFLDVLMPGMTGPEVLKEIGSGKTAKVVLMSAFSGEHNMETAQQMGADVFVPKPFEDIFAVVKMAEELLV, via the coding sequence GTGAAGATTCTGATCGTCGATGATGAAGCCTTAGTTCGCCGCTCTTTGAGCCGTGCTTTGAAAAGCAAGGGTCATGAAGTGATGGAGGCGGAAAACGGGACTGATGGGTTGCAGGCGTGGAAAACTTGGCAGCCGCATTTGGTTTTTTTAGATGTGCTGATGCCGGGAATGACGGGACCTGAGGTTTTGAAAGAAATCGGCAGCGGTAAAACGGCGAAAGTGGTTTTGATGTCCGCGTTTTCAGGTGAGCATAATATGGAAACGGCCCAACAGATGGGCGCCGACGTATTTGTGCCGAAACCCTTCGAAGATATTTTTGCCGTCGTGAAGATGGCAGAGGAATTGTTAGTATGA
- the rsmD gene encoding 16S rRNA (guanine(966)-N(2))-methyltransferase RsmD: MRIIAGKYRGHQLVAFKADHIRPTTDRVKETLFNKIQFQLEGAKVLDLFCGTGNLGIEALSRDATFCTFVEKNPKSLSITRQNLEKLRVPADQYKIINMEVLSFLKAYRGEPFDIIFADPPFTEKMAHFVMEAASQSAAFAAHTIMAIESERKERMEDRYGALVRYSTKEFGDKYLSMFCHESALEEEENNE; the protein is encoded by the coding sequence ATGAGAATTATCGCGGGCAAATACCGTGGACATCAATTAGTCGCATTCAAGGCGGATCACATCCGTCCTACCACGGATCGCGTGAAGGAAACTCTTTTCAATAAAATTCAATTTCAGTTGGAAGGCGCGAAAGTTCTGGATCTTTTCTGTGGTACAGGAAACCTGGGTATTGAGGCTCTTTCGCGAGACGCAACCTTTTGCACTTTCGTTGAAAAGAATCCGAAATCACTTTCAATCACAAGACAGAATTTGGAAAAGCTTCGAGTTCCCGCGGACCAATACAAAATCATCAACATGGAAGTTTTGTCATTTTTGAAAGCATACCGTGGTGAACCTTTCGATATTATTTTTGCGGACCCGCCTTTTACGGAGAAAATGGCTCATTTTGTAATGGAAGCTGCGAGCCAAAGTGCGGCCTTTGCGGCTCACACGATTATGGCTATCGAGTCGGAAAGAAAAGAGCGCATGGAAGACCGTTATGGAGCCTTGGTGCGCTATAGTACAAAAGAATTTGGTGATAAATACCTCAGCATGTTCTGTCATGAAAGTGCGTTGGAAGAAGAGGAAAATAATGAGTAA
- the coaD gene encoding pantetheine-phosphate adenylyltransferase — translation MSKIAVYPGSFDPITMGHVDIINRIARLYDQVIVLVAQSSQKQSMFTAEERKALIEKSLSHLDNVKVDIFGGLTVEYMKKAKSQVIVRGLRAVVDFEYEMTMANMNRKIAPEIETLLVFASPEYYYISSRGVKELAINGGALKDLVPECVIGALEQKLKK, via the coding sequence ATGAGTAAGATCGCCGTTTACCCCGGAAGTTTCGATCCCATCACAATGGGGCACGTAGATATCATCAATCGAATCGCGAGGTTGTATGATCAGGTGATCGTGCTGGTGGCGCAATCGTCGCAAAAGCAATCCATGTTCACGGCGGAAGAACGCAAAGCTTTGATTGAAAAGTCTTTGTCTCATTTGGACAACGTGAAGGTGGATATTTTCGGCGGCCTCACGGTTGAATACATGAAGAAAGCCAAGTCCCAAGTGATCGTCAGAGGGCTTCGCGCCGTCGTGGATTTCGAATATGAAATGACCATGGCAAATATGAATAGAAAAATTGCTCCCGAAATCGAAACACTTTTGGTATTTGCTAGTCCTGAGTACTACTACATCTCTTCAAGAGGTGTGAAAGAACTGGCTATCAACGGCGGAGCTTTGAAAGATCTCGTTCCGGAATGTGTGATCGGAGCTCTTGAGCAAAAGTTAAAAAAATAA
- a CDS encoding pyridoxal phosphate-dependent aminotransferase, which yields MIQLSKRAQNLKTSPTLFLVAKAKELAAQGHDVISLTVGEPDWPTFQIPSRAGIEAIEKNITKYTPASGTLELRQTIAQKIKAEIGLSYSTKEVTVASGAKFIVFTALQMICSPGDEVIIGAPYWVSYPMMVELADGVPHIIETSEQDSFKITPEQLEKAINSKTRAFLFCSPSNPTGLAYSAEELKALAEVLRKHPQVAIISDDMYNRLVFNGEDVAPHILHVAPDLRERTVVVNGGSKAYSMTGWRIGWAAGPEKLITSMADYQSQATGSPSSISQHAVMAAIKECEPDIKEVQKILSSRRDAGLKELGAISEFTVARPEGAFYFWVDIRSCFGKTYQDRLIRTSKDFCDILLEKFHVATVPGAECGTEGFMRLSFACSEDMMKRAVSRMKDFVGQLA from the coding sequence TTGATTCAACTGTCGAAAAGAGCGCAAAATCTAAAAACGTCTCCTACTTTATTCCTCGTTGCGAAAGCCAAAGAACTCGCGGCGCAAGGTCACGATGTGATTTCGTTGACCGTCGGGGAGCCTGACTGGCCCACCTTCCAAATCCCTTCGCGCGCCGGCATCGAGGCTATCGAAAAAAATATCACGAAGTACACTCCGGCAAGCGGCACCTTGGAGTTGCGCCAAACGATCGCGCAAAAAATCAAAGCAGAGATTGGTCTTTCTTATTCTACAAAAGAAGTGACGGTGGCTTCCGGTGCGAAGTTTATTGTGTTCACGGCTTTACAAATGATCTGCTCTCCGGGGGATGAAGTCATTATCGGCGCTCCTTATTGGGTCAGTTATCCCATGATGGTGGAACTCGCGGATGGTGTTCCTCATATCATTGAAACTTCCGAACAAGACAGTTTCAAAATCACACCCGAACAATTGGAAAAAGCGATCAATTCAAAAACGCGTGCATTTTTATTTTGCTCACCAAGCAATCCGACAGGTCTTGCTTATTCCGCAGAGGAATTAAAAGCGTTGGCGGAGGTTTTAAGAAAACATCCGCAAGTAGCGATCATTTCCGATGACATGTACAATCGTTTGGTCTTTAACGGTGAGGACGTGGCTCCGCACATTCTGCATGTCGCTCCGGATTTGCGCGAGCGCACCGTCGTTGTGAATGGCGGATCGAAAGCCTATTCGATGACGGGATGGCGTATTGGCTGGGCTGCGGGGCCGGAAAAACTCATCACATCAATGGCCGATTATCAAAGTCAGGCGACGGGATCGCCTTCGAGTATTTCTCAGCACGCGGTGATGGCGGCGATTAAAGAATGCGAACCCGACATCAAAGAAGTGCAAAAGATTCTATCCAGTCGTCGCGATGCCGGTCTTAAAGAGCTCGGCGCGATTTCGGAATTCACGGTCGCTCGTCCTGAAGGCGCATTTTATTTCTGGGTCGACATTCGTTCTTGCTTTGGCAAAACCTATCAAGACCGCTTGATCCGCACATCCAAAGATTTCTGCGACATCTTGCTGGAAAAATTCCACGTCGCAACCGTCCCGGGTGCCGAATGCGGAACTGAGGGCTTCATGCGATTGAGCTTCGCATGCTCCGAAGACATGATGAAACGAGCGGTCTCTCGAATGAAGGATTTTGTCGGGCAACTCGCTTAG
- a CDS encoding DUF2802 domain-containing protein, which yields MSFWFLLQVLMNLILLSGVIGLWVRLNRPPKDDPRLSKGLQLLQSKIAVLEDLSDRTETQVNQLTALLEQKVKDIQTKIQASDKQLAKIEQSMQKSLEVAKIFQDRIPHTEILERQNTIKYVKAARLAHQGLSVDEIAQQVDLSRGEIEFIAKVNRDQLQFCEDSLPEWVQEEAGQETTAMTTQDLSDVDDMSFMSPLQREAPDMSNVFEVPRADQEALKKLGEAFKAACQEVKEQEEAAQQTANNVSALFNVTQSIAQNFLSEKPVPAAPTAAVNTTKPINAKKEGVVRPVEFRRIDMAKDLG from the coding sequence GTGAGCTTTTGGTTCTTACTTCAAGTACTGATGAATTTGATTTTGTTGTCGGGCGTGATCGGCTTATGGGTTCGCCTCAATCGTCCTCCCAAAGATGATCCGCGTTTAAGCAAAGGCTTGCAACTTCTGCAAAGTAAAATCGCCGTTCTTGAGGATCTTTCCGATCGCACGGAAACCCAAGTCAACCAACTGACGGCGTTGCTTGAACAAAAAGTGAAAGACATTCAAACCAAAATTCAGGCTTCTGATAAGCAGCTCGCGAAGATCGAACAAAGCATGCAAAAAAGTTTGGAAGTGGCGAAGATCTTCCAGGATCGTATTCCCCACACGGAAATTCTAGAGCGTCAGAACACAATCAAATATGTCAAAGCGGCACGTTTGGCGCACCAAGGTTTGTCCGTGGACGAGATCGCTCAACAAGTGGATCTTTCTCGCGGAGAAATCGAATTCATCGCCAAAGTAAATCGCGACCAATTGCAATTCTGTGAAGACAGTCTGCCAGAGTGGGTGCAAGAGGAAGCCGGACAGGAAACAACAGCAATGACGACGCAAGACTTAAGCGACGTCGACGACATGAGTTTCATGTCACCACTGCAAAGAGAAGCTCCTGACATGAGCAACGTGTTTGAAGTGCCAAGGGCTGACCAAGAAGCTTTGAAAAAACTGGGCGAGGCTTTTAAAGCCGCCTGCCAAGAAGTCAAAGAACAAGAAGAGGCGGCACAACAAACAGCCAACAACGTTTCGGCTCTGTTCAATGTGACTCAAAGTATTGCGCAAAATTTCTTAAGTGAAAAACCGGTACCTGCAGCACCGACTGCGGCGGTCAACACGACAAAACCGATCAATGCGAAAAAAGAGGGCGTCGTACGTCCCGTCGAATTCCGTCGTATTGATATGGCGAAAGATTTAGGTTAG